A single genomic interval of Mustela nigripes isolate SB6536 chromosome 7, MUSNIG.SB6536, whole genome shotgun sequence harbors:
- the ZNF514 gene encoding zinc finger protein 514, with product MPGVTQRTPCSLNRREDRRAAAAERRFGPSERTSPLRPSYGLHSISSPFSGPSSSSREIPRRKGNNQFIPESQVPEWHLRHREATEKAKAERDKDRMTFEDVAVEFTKWEWGQLDPAQKDLYRVVMLENFKNLASLGLPVAKPYVISQLEKGKEPCVLEGEISTDWEKRPKAKESVLNQGISKEELHQIASVEKYIRDEFCFCKLKATCGCDDQLEIQPKIQARHLKGMPISHKSTTLKIDHERSEFGRSLDLRSVLVNQRSVPIEGAYKCDTEFRQTSGRNNSQRSHPGKKPCKCNECGKSFHFQSELRRHQRCHTGEKPYECSECGRAFGHISSLIKHQRTHTGEKPYECSECGRAFSQSSSLVLHYRFHTGEKPYKCNECGRAFGHTSSLIKHQRTHTGEKPYECRECGRTFSQSSSLIVHYRFHTGEKPYKCNKCGRAFSQSSSLTQHYRFHTGEKPYKCNECGRAFAHTASLIKHQKSHAGKKAI from the exons ATGCCCGGTGTCACCCAGCGTACTCCCTGCTCCCTGAATCGTAGGGAGGACCGCAGGGCTGCGGCCGCAGAACGGAGATTTGGACCTAGTGAAAGGACGTCGCCCCTTAGACCCAGCTATGGACTCCACAGCATCAG TTCTCCCTTCTCAGgaccctcctcttcctccagagAGATAcccaggagaaaagggaacaacCAGTTTATTCCTGAAAGCCAGGTCCCAG AATGGCatctaaggcacagagaggcaacTGAGAAAgccaaggcagagagagataag gatcGGATGACATTCGAGGATGTAGCTGTGGAATTCACCAAGTGGGAATGGGGACAGCTGGACCCTGCTCAAAAGGACCTATACAGGGTAGTGATGCTGGAGAACTTCAAGAACCTGGCCTCTCTGG GGCTTCCAGTGGCTAAACCATATGTCATCTCCCAgttggagaaagggaaagaacccTGTGTATTAGAGGGAGAAATCTCAACAG ACTGGGAGAAAAGGCCTAAAGCCAAGGAATCCGTACTGAATCAGGGAATTTCTAAAGAAGAATTACACCAGATAGCATCAGTGGAAAAATACATCAGAGATGAATTCTGCTTCTGCAAACTGAAAGCAACCTGTGGTTGTGATGACCAATTAGAAATACAACCAAAAATCCAGGCGAGACATCTGAAAGGAATGCCAATCTCTCACAAATCTACCACCCTTAAGATAGATCATGAACGGAGTGAATTTGGGAGAAGTTTAGACCTAAGATCAGTCCTTGTTAACCAACGCAGTGTTCCTATAGAAGGAGCCTATAAATGTGACACAGAATTCAGACAGACTTCAGGGAGAAATAACTCCCAGAGAAGCCATCCAGGAAAGAAACCTTgtaaatgtaatgaatgtgggaagtCTTTCCATTTCCAGTCAGAGCTGAGGCGCCATCAGAGATGTCACACCGGAGAAAAGCCCTATGAATGCAGTGAATGTGGAAGAGCCTTTGGTCATATTTCATCCCTTATTAaacatcagagaactcacactggagaaaagccctatgaatgcagtgaatgtgggagaGCCTTCAGCCAGAGTTCATCTCTTGTTTTACATTACAGATTTCATACTGGGGAGAAACCCtacaaatgtaatgaatgtggaagAGCCTTTGGTCATACTTCATCTCTTATTAaacatcagagaactcacacTGGGGAAAAGCCCTATGAATGCAGGGAATGCGGGAGAACCTTCAGCCAGAGTTCATCTCTCATTGTACATTACAGatttcatactggagagaaaccttacaaatgtaatAAATGTGGGCGAGCCTTTAGCCAGAGTTCATCTCTCACTCAACATTACAGatttcatactggagagaaaccttacaaatgtaatgaatgtgggagaGCCTTTGCTCATACTGCATCCCTTATTAAACATCAGAAAAGTCATGCTGGAAAAAAAGCTATATGA